The sequence GGCGCTGTGGATGGTCGACGCGGATGGGTGGGGTGGAGGTCGTGGTATCGCCGTAGGTGGCGACGCTGGAGGCGAAGATGAGCCGGCTGGTGCCGCCCGTCTGCTGGATGGCCTCCACGACGCGCTGGGTACCCTCGACGTTGACGCCGAAGGTGCGCGCCCGATCGCGCTCGCTGGCCGGCGGCAGGATGGCGGCCAGATGGAGCACGATGTCGGTGCCCCGCACGGCGTCCTGTACCAGGCCCGGGTCGCGGATATCGCCTTTGAAGATCTCGATGCCGGCCTGATGCTCCAGCTCGCTGTAATCGCAGATGGGCAGGTCGAAGACCCGCACGCGGTGGCCCTGGGCCACCAATTTGAAGGTCAGTTCTTTGCCGACACTGCCGGCGCCGCCAGTAATGAGGATGGTTTTCATGGAATACCGCTCCATTGGTCCTGTTACGGATGACAGCAACTGCCGCTGGGAATCAGGACGATGATCTGCTGGTCCTGCAAAGGCACGTCGGGAGCGATGAATTCTTTCCCGACCAGGAAATAGACCCTTCGCCGGCGGAAACGCTCACGCGCCGGCCGAATATGCGCGAACTGCTCGGCCAGATGATCCAGCAGCTCTGTGCCCGTGACTCCTTCGGGCAGTTCGACCTCTGTCTGGTTGATGCCGACCTCCTGATTGAGGGGCACAAAAAACTTGACCGTGACCTTCATGGATGCCTCTGGTTCCCCGGACGAGGGCAGGCCGGCCGGTACGAACCCGGCCGGCCTGCTCCCTGCCGCTCAATTATCCGTAGAGGTCCTTTACGACGTCATCCATGCCGCCGAGGTGTTCCAGGGAGTACTTGCTGGGCTTGCCGGTTTCCATGTCCCAGCCGATGAAGTGGAAGAAGTTTTCGGCCAGGCGTTGGGCGTTGATGGTGACGCCGGCGAGGGGGCCGGCCTGGAGCGGCGGCACGCCGATGGCGCGCGGCGGGATGACGAAGTCGGCCGGCTTGAAGCCCTCCCGCAGGTTGAAGGCATGGCGCATGTTCAGGATGCGGGCGCCGGTGCGCAGGACGTCCTGACCCTTAAAGCTCCAGCCGGTGACCGCCTCGATCAGCATGCGGGCCAGGTTCTGCATCCCAACGAATCCGCTGAAC is a genomic window of Anaerolineae bacterium containing:
- a CDS encoding MoaD/ThiS family protein encodes the protein MKVTVKFFVPLNQEVGINQTEVELPEGVTGTELLDHLAEQFAHIRPARERFRRRRVYFLVGKEFIAPDVPLQDQQIIVLIPSGSCCHP